GGTTTCCGCCGGAGAGGGCGCGCGCGGGGAGCGCGGGGTCGGCGGGGCGGATGTCGAACTCGGCGACGAGGCGCCGCGCGGTGTCGGCGATGCGGCCGCGGTCGAGGGTCGCGCCGAGCAGGCGGGCGAGCAGGGCGCCGCGCGTGTAGCGGTGCTGCATCCCGAGGACGAGGTTGTCGGCGACGGAATAGTCGAGGAGGAGGCCGCGCCGGTGCCGGTCCTCGGGGATGTGCGAGAGGCCGGCGTCGGCGCGGGCGCGGACGTCGAGCGCGGTGACGTCGCGGCCGGCGAGGGCGATGCGGCCGGCGGCGGGCGTTAGGCCGGCGAGGGCCTCGACGAGCTCGGTCTGGCCGTTGCCCTCGACGCCGGCGACGCCGAGGATCTCGCCGGGGGCGAGGTCGAAGGAGAGGGCGTCGACCTCGCGGGGGCGGCGGGGGGAGGCGACGACGAGCTCGCGGACGGAGAGGGCGGGGGGGGCCGCGGGACGGCGCGGCTGGTCGGGCGCTGTTGGTCCGGCGCTGTTGATCCGGCGCTGTTGGTAGGGCGCTGTTGGCGGGGCGTCGGCGGAGACAAGTTCGGTCGCGCCGAGGAAGGCGCTGGGGTCGTCGCCGCGGGCCGTGTTAGGCCGCGCGTCGGGCGCGAGCGCGACGTCGCGGCCGACCATGGCGCGGGCGATCGCGCGGGGCGTCGTGTCCGCGGTGCGCAGGCGCGCGACGGTCGCGCCGGCGCGCATCACGGTGATCGCGTCCGAGACCTCGACCACCTCGTCGAGCTTGTGCGTGATGAGGACGACGGTCCCGCCCGCGGCGACCAGCCCGCGCAGCACCGTCCACAGCTCGCGCACCTCGGGGAGGGAGAGCACGGCTGTCGGCTCGTCGAGGATCAGGAGCCGCGCTCCGCGGTAGAGCACCTTGAGGATCTCGACCCGCTGCGCCTCGCCCACACTCAGCTCCGCGACCGGGCGGTCCGCCGGGACGAGCAGGCCGGTGCGCGCGGCGAGCGCCGCGACGTCCCGCTCGGCCCGCCCGCGGTCGAGCGCGAGGCCGCCCGCGCCGCGCGTCGGCTCGCGGCCTAACACCACGTTCTCGGCGACGGTGAGCGGCGGGACGAGCATGAAGTGCTGGTGCACCATTCCCACGCCCGCGGCGATCGCGTCGGCCGTCGACCAGCCGGTGACGTCGCGCAGCGCGCCGCGCGCGTCCGGCGGCGATCCTTCGGGGGCCGTCCAGTCGGCCACCTCGACCGTGCCCGCGTCGGGCGCGTAGAGGCCGGCGAGGATGCGCATCAGCGTGCTCTTGCCCGCGCCGTTCTCGCCGACGAGGGCGTGGATTTCGCCGCGCGCGACCTCGAGCGACGCGTCGCGGTTGGCGGCGACGGCGCCGAAGGACTTCGCGACGCCGCGGACGCGGAGCGCGGGCGCGGGGGCTGCGACGGGCGCCCCTGCGACCAGCTCGTCACGCGTCGCCGTCATCGCGCGCTCGGCACCGCGATCTGCCCGGCGATGATGGAGTCGCGGAGCCCGGCTAGCCGCGCGCGCGCCGGCGGCGGGATCAGCCGCGCGTTGTGCGCGTCCTCGACGAGGTAGACGCCGTGCTCCTTCAGCCCGAACTGCCGCACGCCGCCGCGGAAGTCGCCGTCGTGCACGCGCTGGATCGCGTCGAACACCGCCGCGTCGACGCCCTTGACCATCGACGTGAGCACGTACCCCGGCGCCTCCGCGTACTGGTCGGCGTCGACGCCGACCGCGAGCTTGCCTGCCTGGCGCGCGGCCTCGAACACGCCCAGCCCCGTCGAGCCGGAGGCGTGGAAGATCACGTTGACGCCGCTGTTGTACTGCGAGAGCGCGAGCTCCTTGCCGCGCCCCGGATTACGGAACGCTTCGGGGGTCACGCCCGCGTACTGCGCGACGACCTGGCACGCGGGGCACACGTGCAGGACGCCGGCGCGGTAGCCGGCCTCGAACTTGTGGATGAGCGGGATGTCCATCCCGCCGACGAAGCCCACCTTCGGCGAGCCGCCGACGAGCGCGGCGAGCGCGCCGGCCAGGAACGCCCCCTGCTCCTCGCGGAACTTGAGCGCCTCGAGGTTGGGCGGGGGCGGCACCGGGTTGCCCTGCTTGTCAGTCGCGATCGCGTAATCGACGCCGGCGAAGTGCGTGCGCGGGTACTCCTTCGCGAGCTGCGTCAGGTCGTCGCTGAAGATGAAGCCGACGCCGACGACGAGGTCCATCCCCTCGGCCGCGAGCAGCCGCAGCCCCGCCTCGCGGTCGGAGCCCTCGCCCGGCTCCACGTAGCGGACGCGGGCGCCTAACGTGCGGGCGGCCCGGGTCGCGCCGAGGTAGGCGCCGTCGTTGAACGACTTGTCGCCGCGGCCTCCGACGTCGAAGACGACGCCGACGTCGAGCCCCGGGCCCGCGGGCGGCACCGCGGCGCCGGACGGACGCACGAAGAGCAACGCGAGGTGCGCCGCGAGGAGCGCGCCGACGAGGAGGAGCAGCTTGCGCATCGGAGCGGCGGGGGCCGAAACGAAAGCGGGGGGGAGGCGACGGATCGCCTCCCCCCCGCCGGCGTCGCGGTCAGCTCACGAGCTTGTAGCGGAAGGCGGTCACGCCGCTCTTCGCCGTCTCGACGCGCGCGGACTTGCTGTCCCCGACGGCGAGCGGACCGACGCTGACGTTCTGCGTGTCGACGACCTGACCGTTGCGGTCGAGGAACTCGACGGCGAGGGTGTAGGTCTTCGAGCCGCCGGCGGCCGCCGCCGCGGCCGGTCGGGTGCCGGCCCGCGCGCCCGCGCGTGTCGTCGTCGTCGACGATTCGACCTTCCGGGCCTCGACGTTGACCCCGAGCACGGCGCGCGACTCGCCGCGCGTGAACTCGGTGAACGACACCTTCACCGGCATCTGCTCGCTGAGCTGGTTGTACTTCACGAGCGAGTCGGTGTAGGCCGTCTTCTGCGCGCCCTGCGGCGCGGCCTTCGCGAGCCCCTGGTACGCGTAGGCGAGGAAGAGGTAGTTCGCCGGGTTCTCCGGGTCGACGGCGATCAGGCGCTGCCCCACGGGGATCATCTGCGCCCACTTCTGCTGCTGGTAGTAGGTCGCCGTGAGGTTGTTGAGCGCGTCGCGCTGGTACGGGTTCTTTTCGAGCGCCGCGGCGAACAGCTTGGCCGCGTCGTCGTTGTTGTTCGCTTTCGACGCGATCACGCCGGCGTTGGTCAGCGCGAGGTCGTCGTACTTGGAGGCGTTGTTGAGCTGGTCCGCGTAGACCGCGCCGAGGGCGCTCTTGTCCCCGGTGAGCTGGACCATGTCCGCGAGCGTCGCCTGGAGCCGCGGCGCGTCGGGGCTGTTCGGGTACGCCGCGAGGAAGGTGCGGATCGCGTCCGCCGCCTCCTTGCCGCGGGCGGCCTTGTCGGCGGCCGGCGCGGCCTGCGCGGCGCTCACGGCGTTGACCGCCAGGTTCTGGAGCGCGGCGGAGCGAAGGTCACGGCCCTGCTGCGTGGTGTCGTTCGCGGCGAGCGTCGCGACCTGCGGCCAGTAGCGCGACGCGGCGGCCGCGTCGCCCTTGGACTGGGCGACGTTGGCGAGCACGTAGTACGGCAGCGGGCTCCCCTTGTAGACGATCAGCGCGCGCTCGGCGAGCCGCGCCGCCGAGTCCGGCTTGGGCGGGTTCGCGTTCAGGGCGGCGAGCGAGGCGTTGGTCACCGGCACCCACGCGTTCTGCCGAATCTGCGACATCGCGGGCGCGCAGTTCGGCTTGGCCTGCTCGACGGAGGTGGCGAGCGAGTCGATCGTCTTCAGCAGGTCCACCGACTCGGCCCCGTTCCCGCCGGTGTAGCCGAGGTCCGCGCGCGTGGCGTTCGTCGAGAGCCGGAGGTCCTGCGCCATGAGCATGAACGCCTGCGAGAGCGTCAGCGCCGTGCCCGTCGGGTTGGCCTTCGCCGCGTTCGCGTCGCCGGTGACGCGCGCGACGGCGCTCCGCAGCGACTTGAGCTTCGCCGCGGTGTCGGGGAGGTTCTGCGCGCCCTGGATGCTCAGGAACGCGAGCCCGAGCGAGCCCGGGTTGTTCTGGCTGATGTCACAGGTCGGCCCCGCAGGGGCGGCGGGAGCATTCTTGGCCTGTGCGGCGGCCGGTCGCGCGGCGGCGCTGGCGCCGGCGACGAGGGCGGCGCCGAGCGCCAGATGGGGGAACGAACGCGTCATGCCAGGGGCTCTCCTCTCAGGTAGGGGACAGACCGCCAATATACCACGCGCGACGGCCGCCCTCCCGTACCACCTGGCCGGGGGCGGGTTCCGCCGCCGGGCCACGCGCTTCGGGCCGCAGCCGGGCGCGCGGGGCGCCCGTCGGGGGCGATAAGTTGCGCCCGCATGACCGAACGCCTGCGCACCCGTTTTCTCGTCGTCGGGACCGGCGTCGCCGGGCTCCACACTGCGTGGCGAGCCGCGCAGGGAGTGGGCGGCGACGGCGACGTGCTGCTGCTGACGAAGCGCACGCTCTTTGACTCCGCGACGGCCTACGCGCAGGGCGGGATCGCCGCCGCACTCGGCGCGGGCGACTCGCCGGCCCTCCACCGCGCGGACACGCTCGCCGCAGGCGCCGCGCTCTGCGACGCCGACGCGGTCCAGGTGCTCGTGGAAGAAGGCCCGTCGCGCGTGCGCGAGCTGCAGACCGCGGGCGCGGCGTTCGACCTCACCCCGACGGGGGAGATCAAGCTCGGGCGCGAGGCGGCGCACTCGCGCGACCGGATCGTGCACGCGCGGGGCGACCAGACAGGCGCGGAGGTCGCGCGCACGCTCGTCGCGCGGGTGCGGGCCGAGGGGCGCATCCGGGTGCTGGAGCAGGCGCGCGTGCTGGACCTCGTCGTCGACGACGGGCCACGCGGGCGGCGTTGCGCGGGGGTGCGGGCGAGCGTGGCGGGGCAGGCGGTCGAGATCACGGCCGACGCGACGGTGCTCGCGACGGGCGGCTGCGGGCAGGTTTACCGCTACACGACGAACCCGCTCGTCGCGACGGGCGACGGGTACGCGATCGCGCACCGGGCGGGGGCGCAGCTCGCCGACATGGAGTTCGTGCAGTTCCACCCGACGGCGCTCGACACGGCCGAGAACCCGCTGGCGCTCGTCTCGGAGGCGGTGCGCGGCGAGGGGGCGCTGCTGCTCAACGCGCGGCTCGAGCGCTTCATGCCGGCGCGGCACCCGCTCGCCGAGCTCGCGCCGCGCGACATCGTGGCGCGCGAGATCTTCCGCGAGCAGCAGCGCACGGGCCGCGTGTGGCTCGACGCGCGGAACCTCGGTGGGACGCCGAGCAACAAACCCGGCGGCCATCCCGGCGCGCGGGTGCGATTCGCGGAACGGTTCCCGGGGATCTACGCGCTCTGCACGGCGCGAGGGATCGACCCCGAGCGCGCGCTGATCCCGGTCACGCCGGCCGCGCACTACATGATGGGCGGAGTGGTCACGGACCTCGCCGGGCGGGCGTCGCTCGACGGGCTGTGGGCGGTGGGGGAAGTGGCCCGCACGGGGGTGCACGGGGCGAATCGGCTGGCGAGCAACTCGCTGCTCGAAGGGCTGGTGTTCGCGGAGCGGGTCGCGCGGGATCTGCTCGTGGCGGCGGCGCCGGCGAGGGGGCCGCGGCGGCGCGACGGGTGGGAGGTGGCGCCGCTCGCGGACCGGGGGGCGGCGCAGGTCGCCGCCGACGCGGTGCGGACGGCGATGTGGGAAGGGGCGGCGATCGACCGGACCGGGAGCGGGTTGGAGCGGTGCCTGCGGCAGCTGGCGGGGGTGGAACGGCGGTTAACGGGAGGAATGACCGAGGAGCGGAACCTCGTCGAGACGGCGCGGTTGATTGCGGCGGGGGCGTTGCGGCGACGGGAGAGTCGGGGGGGGCACTACCGGAGTGATTATCCGCAGGCGCGCCTCGTTCGTTCGGCTCCGTAGGGCGAGGTTATCGGCCGCCGCAGCCGTCCTCGCGCGGGAAGGGGGCGGGGCTGGTGGGTCGAAGACCCGGTGGTGCAGGGTCGGGTGGGGCGACGGATCGAGCGGGACGTCGCGGGGCGTGTACGGCGGGGAGCGCAGCGGGACGTGCGAGATGCCGCGTCGCGGGTGGGGCGATCCGGGGAGGACCGCGCGACAGGCACGAGGCGGGCAAAACGGCTGATTGGGCGAAAGGGGCGGAAGCGACGAGGGCGAGGGGTCAGCGCATCGGCGAATGCAACAGCGCGTGGAGCAAGCGGCCGGTCCAGCGGCAGTGCTTGACCAGTTCGTCGGCGGACGCGGGCGGGACGAGCGAGACGGCGGCGACGACGTCGATCTGCGCCTCGAGTTCGCGGAGCGAGCCCCACGCGATCGTAAGCAGACGGGCACGATCGGCGCGCGTGGTCCGTGCGCAGCCCTCGGCGATGTTCGACGGGACGGACAGCGCGGCGCGCCGCATCTGATCGCCGATGCTGGCGCGCTCGGTCGCGGGAAAGTGCGCGGTCGCGTCGTAGACGAGCTTCGCGAGTGTGGTGGCCTCGACCTGCGCGCGGAGGCGAGGGAGGCGGGCCGGGCGGACGGAGATGGTGGAGGACATGGCCGCACTATGCATCGGGCACCACGAAGCGAGTGGCCCATTTTGTTGCGCGATGCATCATGTCGACGCACGCCCGCCGTGATCGTCGCGCCCCGACGCCCCCGCCCTGCGGCCCCGGCCAGCCGCTCTACCCGCCTCGTGCCTGTCGCGCGGTCCTCCCCGGATCGCCCCACCCGCGACGCGGCATCTCGCACGTCCCGCTGCGCTCCCCGCCGTACACGCCCCGCGACGTCCCGCTCGATCCGTCGCCCCACCCGACCCTGCACCACCGGGTCTTCGACCCACCAGCCCCGCCCTCCAACCGAGCGACCGCTTATCGTTCGGATCATGTCCGTTGTCACTCCATCACCGCCCTTCGCCGCCCTGAGCGACGAGATCCGCTCCCTCGCGGCATCCCGCGACGCCGTCATCCTCGCGCACAACTACGAGCGTCCCGAAGTCCAGGACGTCGCCGATTACGTCGGCGACTCGCTCGGCCTTTCGCGCGAGGCCGCGAAGACCGCCGCCGACGTGATCGTGTTCTGCGGCGTGCACTTCATGGCGGAGACGGCGAAGATCCTTTCGCCGGAGAAGACGGTGCTGCTCCCCGACCTTGCCGCGGGGTGCTCGCTCGCGAGCACGATCGACGCCGCGCAGCTGCGCGCGTGGAAGGCCGAGCACCCGGGCGCGGTCGTCGTCTCGTACGTGAACACGACGGCCGAGGTGAAGGCGGAGAGCGACTACTGCTGCACGAGCGGCAACGCGGTCGAAGTCGTCGACGCGATCCCCGCGGACCGGGAGATCCTCTTCCTCCCCGACATGTTCCTCGGCGCGCACGTCCGGCGGATGACCGGGCGCGAGAACATCCACGTGTGGATGGGCGAGTGCCACGTGCACGCGGGGATCGACCCCGAGCACATCACCCTGCAGCGCGCCGCGCACCCCGGCGCCGAGTTCCTCATCCACCCCGAATGCGGCTGCGCGACGCCGGTGGTCGAGGCGATGTCGGCCGGGGCGATCGACCCGACGGACGTGCACATCCTCTCGACCGAAGGGATGATCAAGCGGCCGGCGGAGAGCACGCGCGACGAGTTCATCGTCGCGACCGAGATCGGGATCCTGCACCGGCTGCGCAAGGCGCACCCGGGCAAGACCTTCTACGCCGCGAGCGACCGCGCGCAGTGCGCGTACATGAAGGTGACCACGCTCCCCAAGGTGCGGCACGCGCTCGAGACGATGACGCACGAAATCACGGTGCCTAACGCCGTCGCGGCGCGGGCGCGGCGCGCGATCGAACGAATGGTCGCGATCGGCGGGCCGGGCGGCGGCCCCGGGCTGTCGGGCTCCGCGCGCGCGCCCTTCCGCACCTCGGACGAGGACCCCGGCGAATGACGAACCCTCCCGACGACGGACCGAAGGCCCGACCGAAGGCGAGACGACGCGCGCCGGCGGGGGTTCCCGTCGCGACGCCGGTCGACCCGCTCTACTTCCCGCTCACGCCCGCGCAGGTCACGGCGCTCGTGCGCGACGCGCTGCAGGAAGACGAAGCCCTGAACGACGTGACGACCCTCGCGACCGTGCTCGCGGGGCGGCACGCGCGCGGGCAACTCGTCGCGCGGCAGGCCGGCGTGATCGCCGGCCTCGCGCTCGCGCTCGAAGCCTTCCACCAGCTCGACGCGCGCGTGATCGCGCGCGTGGACGTGCCCGACGGCGTCGAGGTCGCGGCGGGGACGCCGATCGTCTTCCTGTCGGGGCACGCGCGCGGGATCCTCAGCGCGGAGCGGGTCGCACTCAACTTCGTGCAACGGCTCTCGGGCGTCGCGACGCTCACCGCGCGCTACGTGCACGCGGTCGCCGGGACGGGCGCGCGGATCCTCGACACGCGGAAGACGACGCCCGGGTGGCGGCGGCTGGAGAAGTACGCGGTGCGTGCAGGCGGCGGGGTGAATCATCGGATGGACCTCGCGTCATCGGTGCTCATCAAGGACAACCACCTCGCGGCGGTCGACAACGACGTCGCGTTCGCGGTGCGCCGCGCGCGCGAGGTGGCGCCTCCGGGGGTGAGCGTCGAGGTCGAATGCGACCGACCGGACCAGGTCGAGGCCGCGCTCGCGGCCGGGGCGGACATCGTGCTGCTCGACAACATGCGGCTCGACGCGCTGCGGGCGTGCGTGCAGCTCTGCCGCGGGCGGGCGCAGACCGAGGCGTCCGGCGGCGTGCGGCTCGACACCGTGCGCGCGATCGCCGAAGCGGGCGTCGACTTCATCTCGGTCGGCGCGCTCACGCACTCCGCGCCCGCGATGGACCTCGCGCTCGACTTCGAGTAGCGCGCCCGCCGGCTACGGCACCGCCGCGGCGGAGTCCGCCGGGTCGGCGGGGCGCGGCGGTAGATCGGACAGGTGCTCCTGTACGATCATCCACCGGCCGCCGCGGCGCACGAACACCGCGGTCCACGCGCCGGCCAGGGTGTGCGGCAGCCCGCGCGGCGTCTCGTGCGGGATCGCATAAGTCACCGTGAGGACAGCCGCGTCGGGGCCGAGCGCGGTGGCGTAGCGCTCGCGGACGACGAAGCGCGGGTCGCGCATGTTCTGCCCGACGCGCGTCCAGAAGCCGCCGATCGACTGCGCGAGCAGCGCGCGCGAGGTCGTCACCCGCCCGGCGGCTGCCGAGACGACGGGATCGTGCGGGGCATAGAGGCCGAGCAGCCGGTCGACGACGCCCGGGCGCGAGAAGTCGTACGCGTCGGTGATAAGTCGGGTGAGGGTGTCGGCAAGTGCCGCGTCGCGTGCAGCGGCGGTTGCGGCGGCGGCGCGGACCCGCGTATCGTTGGTCGTCGGATTGCAGGCGACGGCGAGTGCGATCGACGGTACGAACAGAACACGGGAAGCCTGGACGAGGCGGACGCTCCTTCGCACGACGGCTGTGATGAGCGGGTGCGTTGTCCTCATGCGGTGTCGGACGGCGTCTCGAAAGCAGGACAGGGCAGGGCCGGCGCGGCGTCAGGTTCGACGCGCGCGCGAGGGGCGGCGCAGGCGGGTGGCGCCCGGTCGGTCCGGCGCGCGATATGCCCGCCTCGCGCACGCTCGCACTCGCCGCGCCACGCGCTATTTCTCATACAGCGCGCGGGGTCGACGTGTCGACGGACGTCGCCTGCCGCACCGTTCGCGAAACCACGCTCTGACCCGTACGCCGGGAGAAATGCGATGAGCCGAATCACAGCTACGCCGGCACGCGCTCGTTCCGCCGCCGCGACGCTCGCGGCAGCCACGCTTGCCGTGGGGCTGGCGGGCTGCCGTGGAACGGACGGTTCGGGCGACACCGGACTGGGCGGCGACGGCCTCAGACGCGACCTCGATGCCGCGGCCGCCTCCGCCGCGTTCGCGCCTCCGCTTCGCGGCGACGCGCCGGTCCGGTTCGTCTCGGCGCTCGAACTCGGCGCGAGTCCGGCGCCGTCGGGCGTCGCGCACGCGACCGCGCCCGCGCACCCGCGTCAGGTGCTAGCCTCTGCACGCGTCCCGCACAACGCGCCGACCCGCGTGATCGTGCGCGTACGGTACGTCGACGCGCCGGCGGCCGCGGAGGAGGTCGCGTCGACCAGTTCGGCGGAACCGAGCGCGCCGACGGCCGGCGGCGGCGGGACGTTCTCGCCGGGTACCGAGGTCGCGGCCGGCCCGGCCCCCGGAGCGGGTACCGGCGGCGCCGGCCGCGGACATGGGCGCTCGGGATGGGGCGTGGTCGGCGGCCTGCTCGGCGTCGTCATCCGCGGCGGCATGATCGGCGACATCGACCACTGCGATCCGCACGACGCGTCGGCGCGACACGTGCCGTCGCCGTACCCCGGGCAGTATCCCCGGCAAACCCCCGGCGGACGGTCGCCGGGCGAGGTGATCGGCGGGGACTACCACGGCGTGATCGGCGGGCGGTCGAGCGGCACGCTCGTCGTCCCCGTCGGGCGTATCGTCGGCGGGCTGACGCGGGGGCGCGGGGCAGCCGCGTTCTGAGTCGCGCGCTCGGCGCGTGGCGAGCCCGCGTGGTGAGATCGCCGGCCGCGGGCTAGCTTCTGCGCCCACGCCGGCGTGAGGCCGGCGGCCGCTCGTCTTCGCTCCGTCCTCGATGCCGCGTCAGCCAGTCCGTCCGTACACCCTTCGCACGACCACCGTCGCGCGCCTAACGCTCGTCCGCCTTCCCGGCCGCCCGCGGATCGTCGCGGCCGGCGCACTCGCGCTGGCCGCGCTCGGGCCGCTCGCCGGCTGCGCCTCGGTCAAACAGGCCCTCGACACGGACAAGGGGCGCGGTGGCGCGATCGGCGCCGCCGCGGGGGCGGTCACCGGCGGCCTGATCGGCCGAGCGAACGGCTCGACCGCGCGCGGCGCGATCCTCGGCGCCGTCGTCGGCGGCGCAGCCGGAGCGATCATCGGCCACCAGATGGACCAGCGCGCCAAGACGCTGCAACAGAACATCCCGGGCGCGACGGTCGAGCGCGTCGGCGAAGGGATCCTCGTCACCTTCGCGAGCGGACTCCTGTACGACTTCAACTCCGACGCGGTGAAGCCGACCGCGCAGGCGAACCTCCGCGAGCTCGCGGCGAACTTCACGAAGTACCCCGACACCGACCTGCTCGTCGTCGGCCACACGGACTCGGTGGGCACCGCGGAGTACAACCAGCAGCTGTCGCTGCGACGCGCGCAGGCCGCGGCGGCGTACCTGGAATCGCAGGGCGTGCCGACCGAGCGCGTGCGCACGGAGGGCAAGGGCGAGGCGGAGCCGGTGGCCGCGAATGCGACCGAGGCCGGACGCGCGCAGAACCGCCGCGTCGAGGTCGCGCTCTACGCCGACGACGCGATGAAGGCGCACGCCCGGCAGCAGGCCGGGACGACCGGCGGCTG
The Gemmatimonadetes bacterium T265 genome window above contains:
- a CDS encoding cell envelope biogenesis protein OmpA, whose amino-acid sequence is MPRQPVRPYTLRTTTVARLTLVRLPGRPRIVAAGALALAALGPLAGCASVKQALDTDKGRGGAIGAAAGAVTGGLIGRANGSTARGAILGAVVGGAAGAIIGHQMDQRAKTLQQNIPGATVERVGEGILVTFASGLLYDFNSDAVKPTAQANLRELAANFTKYPDTDLLVVGHTDSVGTAEYNQQLSLRRAQAAAAYLESQGVPTERVRTEGKGEAEPVAANATEAGRAQNRRVEVALYADDAMKAHARQQAGTTGG
- the nadA gene encoding quinolinate synthase, producing the protein MSVVTPSPPFAALSDEIRSLAASRDAVILAHNYERPEVQDVADYVGDSLGLSREAAKTAADVIVFCGVHFMAETAKILSPEKTVLLPDLAAGCSLASTIDAAQLRAWKAEHPGAVVVSYVNTTAEVKAESDYCCTSGNAVEVVDAIPADREILFLPDMFLGAHVRRMTGRENIHVWMGECHVHAGIDPEHITLQRAAHPGAEFLIHPECGCATPVVEAMSAGAIDPTDVHILSTEGMIKRPAESTRDEFIVATEIGILHRLRKAHPGKTFYAASDRAQCAYMKVTTLPKVRHALETMTHEITVPNAVAARARRAIERMVAIGGPGGGPGLSGSARAPFRTSDEDPGE
- the nadB gene encoding L-aspartate oxidase translates to MTERLRTRFLVVGTGVAGLHTAWRAAQGVGGDGDVLLLTKRTLFDSATAYAQGGIAAALGAGDSPALHRADTLAAGAALCDADAVQVLVEEGPSRVRELQTAGAAFDLTPTGEIKLGREAAHSRDRIVHARGDQTGAEVARTLVARVRAEGRIRVLEQARVLDLVVDDGPRGRRCAGVRASVAGQAVEITADATVLATGGCGQVYRYTTNPLVATGDGYAIAHRAGAQLADMEFVQFHPTALDTAENPLALVSEAVRGEGALLLNARLERFMPARHPLAELAPRDIVAREIFREQQRTGRVWLDARNLGGTPSNKPGGHPGARVRFAERFPGIYALCTARGIDPERALIPVTPAAHYMMGGVVTDLAGRASLDGLWAVGEVARTGVHGANRLASNSLLEGLVFAERVARDLLVAAAPARGPRRRDGWEVAPLADRGAAQVAADAVRTAMWEGAAIDRTGSGLERCLRQLAGVERRLTGGMTEERNLVETARLIAAGALRRRESRGGHYRSDYPQARLVRSAP
- a CDS encoding BMP family ABC transporter substrate-binding protein, translating into MRKLLLLVGALLAAHLALLFVRPSGAAVPPAGPGLDVGVVFDVGGRGDKSFNDGAYLGATRAARTLGARVRYVEPGEGSDREAGLRLLAAEGMDLVVGVGFIFSDDLTQLAKEYPRTHFAGVDYAIATDKQGNPVPPPPNLEALKFREEQGAFLAGALAALVGGSPKVGFVGGMDIPLIHKFEAGYRAGVLHVCPACQVVAQYAGVTPEAFRNPGRGKELALSQYNSGVNVIFHASGSTGLGVFEAARQAGKLAVGVDADQYAEAPGYVLTSMVKGVDAAVFDAIQRVHDGDFRGGVRQFGLKEHGVYLVEDAHNARLIPPPARARLAGLRDSIIAGQIAVPSAR
- a CDS encoding four helix bundle protein translates to MHSAAMSSTISVRPARLPRLRAQVEATTLAKLVYDATAHFPATERASIGDQMRRAALSVPSNIAEGCARTTRADRARLLTIAWGSLRELEAQIDVVAAVSLVPPASADELVKHCRWTGRLLHALLHSPMR
- a CDS encoding nicotinate-nucleotide diphosphorylase (carboxylating), encoding MTNPPDDGPKARPKARRRAPAGVPVATPVDPLYFPLTPAQVTALVRDALQEDEALNDVTTLATVLAGRHARGQLVARQAGVIAGLALALEAFHQLDARVIARVDVPDGVEVAAGTPIVFLSGHARGILSAERVALNFVQRLSGVATLTARYVHAVAGTGARILDTRKTTPGWRRLEKYAVRAGGGVNHRMDLASSVLIKDNHLAAVDNDVAFAVRRAREVAPPGVSVEVECDRPDQVEAALAAGADIVLLDNMRLDALRACVQLCRGRAQTEASGGVRLDTVRAIAEAGVDFISVGALTHSAPAMDLALDFE
- a CDS encoding ABC transporter, whose translation is MTATRDELVAGAPVAAPAPALRVRGVAKSFGAVAANRDASLEVARGEIHALVGENGAGKSTLMRILAGLYAPDAGTVEVADWTAPEGSPPDARGALRDVTGWSTADAIAAGVGMVHQHFMLVPPLTVAENVVLGREPTRGAGGLALDRGRAERDVAALAARTGLLVPADRPVAELSVGEAQRVEILKVLYRGARLLILDEPTAVLSLPEVRELWTVLRGLVAAGGTVVLITHKLDEVVEVSDAITVMRAGATVARLRTADTTPRAIARAMVGRDVALAPDARPNTARGDDPSAFLGATELVSADAPPTAPYQQRRINSAGPTAPDQPRRPAAPPALSVRELVVASPRRPREVDALSFDLAPGEILGVAGVEGNGQTELVEALAGLTPAAGRIALAGRDVTALDVRARADAGLSHIPEDRHRRGLLLDYSVADNLVLGMQHRYTRGALLARLLGATLDRGRIADTARRLVAEFDIRPADPALPARALSGGNQQKVVVAREMTGRDYHVLLAAQPTRGVDVGAIEFIHDQLRRARAAGKAVLLVSADLAEVLALADRVAVMYRGRFAAVLPRRDASAERIGPLMTGASFTEAAA